In one Flammeovirga yaeyamensis genomic region, the following are encoded:
- a CDS encoding hybrid sensor histidine kinase/response regulator transcription factor, with the protein MKYINLLLLMFLSLKIFAQFNFRALDAEKGLSHINVTSILQDDEGYIWLGTNNGLNRYNGFEIKTFYSSPHHEHTLTSSRISELLLDNKGQLWVGTRDGGLNLYLSDQKGFQSFYDNTASNITAIFQDNNENVWVGAYDSGLGRVNQKATEIVYYQPLGNNITISKIAQWDAQTLLVGTRSNGLYLFDIAEKHFTKVPFEEGVTTIRDIITWNGQTIIGSFHSLFVIEKGDNNEIIYKKLIDYKFDAISSITQKEGNLFVGTKKGLLVLDQEGQITSYQSSKNIINSLLSNSVNTLCVDTSGVLWIGTTSGANYANLYSFQLQTIGIEALNKENVNVVFEDSQKQLWFGLKSAKLVKYANGKATVYESLSKKKGALDAYGGIETITEDEHGQLWIGSWGAGISTLNIKEEMRGRPYFNKIQHPKLHSTITSIISYQGDIYAGTFRKGLIRIVMDKKGKLKDVQVIKYRKKQKRQHQLASNTINALYKDPFDNCLWISSPEGITKLKKKKGRLALRSYHVALEHGTSKPAFSWEVCKTSSTTLWVGTIEEGLSRLTFDEKTAQLKEIKTFTTANGLPSNSIQSLEFDKENNVLWISGNGLTQFDLNTFKTKTFTSVDGLEGGYFRVNCSVHLKNGDFCFVSDKAINMIPAQTIYDNPIVPQTIFEYLIVDGQEVHEQDTVSGNLILKKPMYKTKDIILNHDQNNIEIGFNGMHYATPNKNKYQYRLIGFNKDWQTTNEGRVVYSNLPYGEYTLEVKSSNSDGIWEQEAKIINITVETPWWHTYWAYLIYLMIISAIIWQINKLIFNRHKLKQELEVERFKMEKNEELTLMKIRFFVNISHELRTPLTLISSPLETLLKQTDLKGQTQEYLQVMKRNADRLLELFDQLLDFRKIETGNHKTKFRKVDVVSFTRLVASSFDTLAKDNQINYAFHAHIDYLEAWVDKDALEKMIYNLLSNAFKNTAEGGNVLIDLDKKGEGSYQIAVSDTGVGIPKPEQEHIFEVFYQTENKQDRGTGIGLALVKKLVDAHYGEISLESEKEQGSKFYITLPLGDQFMHSSEKVIEEEVVEVVEPEEETTQEVVEENRPKVLIVEDNLEIASYLKTEFIRKYQVILAHNGHEGYEKLLEEKPHIVISDIMMAEMSGLELCKKIKQNPHLSHLPVILLTAKNSDEDKLQGIESGADAYIVKPFKIDFLLAKVENLLEERKSVKQFFATKKEMTVEDPEKEKFLDKAKKVVEENFLNEQFDAKEFAVKMGLTYATLYNRLKKYQDISATAYIRKIRLLKAAELIANTEHSIKEIQFLVGFNDAKYFRTNFKKFFEITPSEYLKRYRKVDLKA; encoded by the coding sequence ATGAAATACATTAACCTATTACTTTTGATGTTCCTTTCACTCAAGATTTTTGCTCAGTTTAATTTTAGAGCACTTGATGCTGAAAAGGGATTATCACATATCAATGTGACTTCAATACTTCAGGATGATGAAGGATACATTTGGTTGGGAACAAATAACGGACTGAACAGATACAATGGCTTTGAAATAAAAACATTTTACAGCAGTCCTCACCACGAACATACTTTAACGAGTAGTAGAATATCCGAATTACTCCTTGACAATAAAGGACAGCTTTGGGTCGGTACAAGAGATGGAGGCTTGAACCTTTATTTATCGGATCAGAAAGGTTTTCAGTCCTTTTATGATAATACCGCAAGCAATATCACAGCAATTTTCCAAGACAATAACGAAAACGTGTGGGTAGGAGCATACGATAGTGGGTTAGGTAGAGTTAATCAAAAAGCAACTGAAATTGTCTATTATCAGCCTTTAGGAAATAATATTACCATATCTAAGATTGCACAATGGGATGCTCAAACATTATTGGTGGGGACAAGATCAAATGGTTTATACTTATTTGATATAGCAGAGAAACATTTCACGAAAGTACCTTTTGAGGAAGGTGTGACTACCATTCGTGATATTATTACTTGGAATGGCCAAACCATTATAGGGAGTTTTCATTCGTTATTTGTTATTGAAAAAGGAGATAACAATGAAATTATCTATAAAAAACTGATAGATTATAAGTTTGATGCCATTTCATCAATTACTCAAAAGGAAGGAAATCTGTTTGTAGGAACGAAGAAGGGATTGTTGGTCTTGGATCAAGAGGGACAAATTACGTCCTATCAATCGAGTAAAAATATCATCAATAGCTTATTGAGTAATAGTGTAAATACATTATGTGTCGATACTTCTGGAGTGTTGTGGATAGGCACTACTTCCGGAGCAAATTATGCAAACTTATATTCTTTTCAGTTACAAACGATAGGTATTGAGGCCTTAAACAAAGAAAACGTTAATGTTGTATTCGAGGATTCTCAAAAGCAATTGTGGTTCGGTTTAAAGAGTGCGAAGTTGGTAAAATATGCCAATGGTAAAGCTACAGTGTACGAATCGTTATCAAAGAAAAAAGGAGCGTTAGATGCCTATGGAGGGATAGAAACGATTACTGAAGACGAACATGGACAACTATGGATTGGAAGTTGGGGCGCCGGTATCTCTACTCTAAATATCAAAGAGGAAATGAGGGGACGACCTTATTTCAATAAAATTCAGCATCCGAAACTTCATTCGACAATTACTTCAATTATTTCTTATCAAGGAGATATCTATGCAGGTACGTTTAGAAAAGGACTGATAAGAATTGTGATGGATAAGAAGGGGAAATTGAAGGATGTTCAAGTCATTAAATACCGAAAAAAGCAAAAGAGACAGCATCAATTAGCTAGCAATACGATCAACGCTTTATACAAAGATCCTTTTGATAATTGCTTATGGATTAGTTCGCCAGAAGGGATTACCAAACTAAAGAAGAAAAAAGGGCGATTGGCCCTTAGAAGTTATCATGTGGCTTTGGAGCATGGGACTTCTAAACCAGCTTTCAGTTGGGAAGTCTGTAAAACATCTTCAACAACTTTGTGGGTCGGTACCATCGAAGAAGGTCTTTCACGCTTAACCTTTGATGAAAAAACAGCACAATTAAAGGAAATAAAGACATTTACTACTGCCAATGGTTTGCCTTCCAACTCCATTCAATCTTTAGAATTCGATAAAGAAAACAATGTGCTTTGGATTAGTGGAAATGGACTAACGCAATTTGATTTAAATACATTCAAGACAAAAACGTTTACCTCAGTAGATGGTCTAGAAGGAGGTTATTTTAGAGTGAATTGTTCTGTACATTTAAAAAACGGGGATTTCTGTTTTGTATCGGATAAAGCAATTAACATGATTCCCGCTCAAACCATCTATGATAACCCTATCGTACCTCAAACAATCTTTGAATATTTGATTGTTGACGGTCAAGAGGTGCACGAACAAGATACGGTAAGTGGTAATCTGATCTTGAAAAAGCCGATGTACAAGACGAAAGACATCATTTTAAATCACGATCAGAATAATATAGAAATCGGATTTAACGGAATGCATTACGCTACTCCAAATAAAAATAAGTATCAATATCGTTTGATTGGTTTCAATAAAGATTGGCAAACCACCAACGAAGGCAGGGTGGTCTATTCCAATTTACCTTATGGTGAATATACTTTGGAGGTGAAATCAAGCAATAGCGATGGAATTTGGGAACAGGAAGCCAAGATCATCAACATCACAGTAGAAACTCCTTGGTGGCACACCTATTGGGCCTACCTCATCTATTTGATGATCATTTCGGCTATTATTTGGCAAATCAACAAGCTGATATTTAATCGACATAAATTAAAGCAAGAGTTGGAAGTGGAACGCTTCAAAATGGAGAAGAACGAAGAATTAACGTTGATGAAAATTCGTTTCTTCGTCAATATCTCTCACGAATTACGTACGCCTCTGACTCTAATTTCAAGTCCATTGGAAACGCTTTTAAAGCAAACCGATTTAAAAGGACAAACACAAGAGTACCTACAGGTGATGAAGCGAAATGCAGATCGCTTGTTGGAATTGTTTGATCAGTTATTGGACTTTAGAAAAATTGAAACGGGTAATCATAAAACGAAATTTAGAAAAGTAGATGTAGTCAGCTTCACCCGTTTGGTCGCCTCATCTTTCGATACTTTGGCCAAAGACAATCAGATCAATTATGCCTTTCATGCTCATATCGATTATTTAGAAGCATGGGTAGATAAAGATGCTTTGGAAAAGATGATTTATAACTTACTGTCGAATGCATTTAAGAATACAGCAGAGGGCGGAAATGTATTGATCGATTTGGATAAAAAAGGCGAGGGTTCCTATCAAATAGCAGTTAGCGATACAGGAGTAGGTATTCCAAAACCTGAACAAGAACATATATTTGAGGTTTTCTATCAAACAGAAAACAAACAAGACCGAGGTACGGGTATTGGTCTTGCTTTAGTGAAAAAGCTAGTGGATGCTCATTATGGAGAAATATCATTAGAAAGTGAGAAAGAACAGGGATCAAAATTTTACATCACGCTTCCTCTGGGAGATCAGTTTATGCATTCTTCAGAGAAAGTGATAGAAGAAGAGGTGGTAGAAGTTGTAGAGCCTGAAGAAGAAACTACCCAAGAAGTAGTGGAGGAGAACCGTCCTAAAGTTTTAATAGTGGAAGATAACTTGGAGATCGCTTCTTACTTAAAGACAGAATTTATTCGTAAGTATCAAGTGATATTGGCCCATAATGGTCACGAAGGTTATGAGAAACTATTAGAAGAAAAACCTCATATCGTTATTTCAGATATTATGATGGCCGAGATGAGTGGTCTGGAACTCTGTAAAAAGATCAAGCAGAATCCACATTTGAGTCATCTTCCGGTAATTCTATTAACGGCAAAGAATAGCGACGAAGATAAATTACAAGGTATTGAGAGTGGAGCAGATGCTTATATCGTAAAGCCATTTAAAATCGATTTCTTATTAGCGAAAGTGGAGAATTTGTTGGAAGAGAGAAAATCTGTAAAACAATTCTTTGCGACGAAAAAGGAAATGACGGTGGAAGATCCGGAAAAAGAAAAGTTTTTGGATAAAGCAAAGAAAGTAGTCGAGGAGAACTTCCTTAACGAGCAGTTCGATGCCAAAGAATTTGCTGTAAAAATGGGGTTAACTTATGCGACGCTTTATAATCGCCTAAAAAAATACCAAGACATTTCTGCCACCGCTTATATTAGAAAAATCCGATTACTTAAAGCAGCAGAATTGATTGCCAACACAGAACATTCGATAAAAGAAATCCAATTCCTAGTTGGCTTCAACGATGCGAAATATTTTAGAACGAACTTTAAAAAGTTCTTCGAAATTACCCCATCAGAATATCTAAAACGCTACAGAAAAGTAGATTTAAAAGCGTAA